TAAAATAAGATCCGGCGCTTCGTTTAGCGTTTCCTGAATAATATTTTCAAAGTTTGTCGGTGCAACAGCATCAAATCCATATGTGATTAAAAAGGTTTTCAGTTCTTCTCTTATCGTTTCCGTATCTTCTATAATAACGATTTTTGACATGCGTTCACTCCCTTATAACGTTTGGAATTCCAGATTTAAACACATTTACACTTATACCATTCTTAATCATTTATCACAAACATATGTACAGGCTGATCTATGTGATTAACTTCAACAAAAAACATTTTTTACCCTTTTTTCACCACATAAAAGAATGAAATCCAATACGGAAATCATTCTTAATCTGAACTTTAAATTTTGCCTCTCTCTATTTCTGTTTCAAGCTTTGTCTGCTGTCAGCATTTTTTCCTACTATAACGCAAAGCACAACGACCATAGCTAAAATAATTGTGATCCAAGTGACCGATTCTCCTAAAAATAATACAGAAAAGCCGATCATTAAAAAAGGCTGCAAGTATTGAATCTGTCCTACTCTCGCAATGCCGCCTAAAGACATACCACCGTACCATGCTACATAAGCTAAAAACTGACTGACTATCCCTAAATAGAACAAACTGATCCAAGCTTCGATAGGTGCTTGCAGCATACTGTCAGATATGCCGAGGCCTACAGGAATAATAAAAAAGGGGGCTCCAATTAAAATGGCCCAAGCAATTACTTGCCAGCTGCCAAGTTCCTTAGAAAGTTTGCCGCCTTCCGCATAACTAAATCCAAGTAATATGACCGCTGCAATCAGCGCAAAATCCCCTTTATGCAACTGTCCTAATCCTAAAAAAACAGCGTACATAATAACTGTTATTGCCCCGGTTACACTCGCAATCCAATAGCGTTTCGAAGGTCTCTCACCACCTCGCCACATCGCAAATCCAGCTGTCGCAAGCGGAAGTAAAGCCAATTCAATAGCACCATGTGAAACTGGTAATGACTTCATCGCATAAGTTGTAAATAACGGAAAAGCCAGTACAGCTCCCACAGCGACAATAAGTAAACTTTTAAATTGGGCTTTACTCGGTAAAGACTGTTTTTTTACAGTAAATACTGTTCCGACAATAATTGCTGCAATAACTGTCCTGCCTAATCCGACAATTGTCTCACCAAAATAAGGGACAGCAATGCTTGTAGCCGGTAATGTAAAACTGAAACAAACGATTCCAATAAAGCCTAATAGCATCCCTTTTTTCATGCTGATCTCCATTTCGTTCCCCCTTCACAATTGTAAAAAAATATTCCATAATTAGTTAATACGAATAAACTAATTAAATAGATTGTATTGAAAATCTGCTCTTTTTAAAATAAGGGAATTTCCCGTCTGTCATGGGACAGATAGCAAAGGAGAACTAGATGACAACTAAATATATTGGCATTTTGGTATGGGTTAAACAACAAATTATGGATGAGAACTTAAAGACAGGAAGTAAGTTACCGTCAATCAGACGGCTCGCTGAACAATTTCAATGCAGTAAAAATACGGTTGTGAAAGCATTACTTGAATTGGAAAAACAGCATATTATTTATGCGAAGCCTAAAAGCGGCTATTATGTAGTGGATGATCGTCAAACATTTGACAATCAGGAAAGTGATATTGATTTCTTATCGGCCGGTCCGGATAAAAGGATTATGCCGTATGAAGATTTCCAGCATTGCATTAACCAGGCAATCGATCATTATAAAGAACAATTATTTACTTATAGTGATCAACAGGGCCTTTTTTCTTTACGTAAGGAGCTTGCGAAGTATTTGCAACATTTACAAGTATTTGCGAAACCCGATCGACTGGTCATTACGTCCGGATCACAGCAGGCACTTCATATTCTTTCAGCCATGCCGTTTCCAAACGGAAAAAAGAATGTATTAATTGAGCAGCCTACATATTTTGGGATGATCGATGCCTTACAGGTAAACGGGATTACAACATTCGGAATAGAAGTGACGATGGAAGGAATCGATTTTGAAAAACTGGAGAAGTTATTTCGCTCCGCTGACATTAAATTTTTTTACATCATTCCAAGATGCCACAATCCATTAGGTCATCATTACACGAATGCGGAAAAGAAAAAAATCGTAGCTCTTGCAGAAAAATACGACGTATATATTGTAGAAGATGATTTCTTGGCAGAACTTGATACAGATTTAAAGTCCGATCCTTTGTTTGCATATGAACCTAATGAAAGAGTCATTTATGTTAAGAGCTTTTCCAAAGTATTTTTGCCTGGACTGCGAATCGCAACAGCAGTTCTACCTGAAAAAATGATTCCCTCCTTTGTGCACAGTAAATTCAGTGCAGATTTCAATACATCGCCTCTTTCACAGGGGGCTTTGGAAATCTATTTAAAAAACGGGATGTTTCAATACCATTTAGAAAAAGTGAAAAATTTATATTCAACTAAAATGAATCTATTATTAGAGGCTTGTTCTTTGTATTTACCTTCCTATGTACAATTTACAAAGCCCAAAAGCGGTTTTTACCTCACCATCTTCTTGCCTTCCGTTATTGATGTCGATAAATTGATCTACATGCTTAATGAAAAACATGTTTATGTAGATAATGCTTCAAGGATGTTCTTAAGCGAAAACAGACAGAAAGCAATTCGTCTAAGTATTTCACAAGTAAACGAAAACAAAATCCATCTCGGTATTCAGCAATTAGCCGCTCTTATAATTGATCTATATGAAAAACGGAATTATAATGCGCTCTCGTTTAAAGCGTATCTTTAAATTCATTAACAGTATTCAATATAAAAATGCTCGGTTCAATTTAGAACCGAGCATACGTCCACCTGAAGCTAAGAATTTATTTTACTTCTTCCACTTGATCAACAGTTGCTTTCACGCGTTCAAAGCCTACCTTAATCGCATTCACATATTCTTTAATCACTTTCTGAGCAAGTTCTGATTGAGGGTTCAATGATTCAAAACCATGGTATGCGCCAGGATATAAGTGGAATTCCACATCAACACCTGCCTGTGCCAATTTAGATACATACGTAATTGTTTCGTCACGGAATGGATCCAATTGCCCAACACATGTATACGTATATGGAAGATTACGATAATCCTCTGCTCTTGCCGGTGCAGCATAAATCGGTACATCATGCCCGTGCAAGTCGCCTAAATAGCATTTCCAGCCAAAATCATTCGTTTTTTGGTTCCAGATCATACCTTCTGTAAT
This window of the Solibacillus isronensis genome carries:
- a CDS encoding DMT family transporter; amino-acid sequence: MEISMKKGMLLGFIGIVCFSFTLPATSIAVPYFGETIVGLGRTVIAAIIVGTVFTVKKQSLPSKAQFKSLLIVAVGAVLAFPLFTTYAMKSLPVSHGAIELALLPLATAGFAMWRGGERPSKRYWIASVTGAITVIMYAVFLGLGQLHKGDFALIAAVILLGFSYAEGGKLSKELGSWQVIAWAILIGAPFFIIPVGLGISDSMLQAPIEAWISLFYLGIVSQFLAYVAWYGGMSLGGIARVGQIQYLQPFLMIGFSVLFLGESVTWITIILAMVVVLCVIVGKNADSRQSLKQK
- a CDS encoding PLP-dependent aminotransferase family protein gives rise to the protein MTTKYIGILVWVKQQIMDENLKTGSKLPSIRRLAEQFQCSKNTVVKALLELEKQHIIYAKPKSGYYVVDDRQTFDNQESDIDFLSAGPDKRIMPYEDFQHCINQAIDHYKEQLFTYSDQQGLFSLRKELAKYLQHLQVFAKPDRLVITSGSQQALHILSAMPFPNGKKNVLIEQPTYFGMIDALQVNGITTFGIEVTMEGIDFEKLEKLFRSADIKFFYIIPRCHNPLGHHYTNAEKKKIVALAEKYDVYIVEDDFLAELDTDLKSDPLFAYEPNERVIYVKSFSKVFLPGLRIATAVLPEKMIPSFVHSKFSADFNTSPLSQGALEIYLKNGMFQYHLEKVKNLYSTKMNLLLEACSLYLPSYVQFTKPKSGFYLTIFLPSVIDVDKLIYMLNEKHVYVDNASRMFLSENRQKAIRLSISQVNENKIHLGIQQLAALIIDLYEKRNYNALSFKAYL